In the Dysidea avara chromosome 14, odDysAvar1.4, whole genome shotgun sequence genome, TCATTAATAATTCATACTCCCTCAATGCTGCTTTCACATGCTCATTATGACTACTATGTTCTACCCACTTGTGTTTGTGTTGACTAAAACTGTACAGTGAGACAAGAAAATGTCAAGCCTATCACATTAACAATGTATATTGCATTATTGCTTCACGTCCAAGTCCAACACGAACCTTTGTAAACAATCCATGTGGACTTCACAATCACTAATTACTCACAGTTTTGTATGCAGTTGGGAGTGTACTAGAATGATAAGAGCACACAGTAAAGGTAACACAATGGTAGAACAGGGAAAAGAAATTTTTTAATGACTAGGAATTAGCTTTGATCTACCTGTctgtaattttcatatgcaacagaaattcaaaaatccGGTAAACAATTTTTTTAGTTAGTCATAGTACTTAATCCATGTACAATATCAGCATGATTGTATATTCATGGATCCTTGAATTTCTCTTTAAACACAGACATGTAAAAACAAAGATTTGCTCATAAATTTTGAACAAAGCAAAAATTCAAAAATCCAGTAAACAGTTTTGTAGCAATGGGTAAGTACAAGTATATACTAGTGATGAAATATACAGCAGAAATTTCTTTTTAAGTTAAATCACTAAGTTTCAGCACAAAGCCATACAACACTGTTCACATGCACTTTGACGGCGTCATAACTGGTTGTTTGTATAACTAATTGTCATACATTGTTGTGCTGAAATATCATAACTGATCCATTATGTTGAATTAgtgcaattttaaaaaatacatGTGAATGTGGAAGTTTATAACTTCCTGCACTATACCTCTTGCTAAGTATGATCTTGTAACATGATTTACATTGTGCATAGATTATGGTGCTACTAAAATAATGAAGTTTaggagtgtgtacatgtaccttTTACCATATATGTtcatgtttgctgatgatgcattTTTGTTTTTTACGGAGTAATGAAGGCTATACACAACACTTAAAACCTTAGTGATTGCTTTATGAATGGTCAGTTTGTTGGCAGTTTAAGTTTACAACATTTTACTATATAAATGTAAGCATTTATACACTTTGGACCATGCAGTATGTTATATATCACTATAATATGGTCACATTATCTGAACGTCATAATTATTGACACTGTTGACATGTACCCTAAAGGCCTTTGTATCATCAACTTAAGGTCCACACACATACCAGATGTTGCTAGCTGCTAAGGACAGTCATTTACTAGGCTTTTGGAGATCTTTAGACTCGACTGTAACTCATATATACTGTAATGCAGTGTGGGGTCCTGTGTTGTTGTTGGTTTTTTggtgtttttttttacattagCACACTTACATTTTTAACATGCCATGATGTGCTAAAATGACATACCAAAAGGAGTAGCACATGTACCTGAAACTGGAGACATTTTAGTGTGCTACAAGTCTTAGCACACCTATAGTTATTTGTAGTTACACTGCAGGGAGAAGTTACTATACTAAGAGAAAGTTGTCCTTCAAGCTTAAGATTAGACATGTGTACCAGTTAATTGCTTTGCCCCTAAATTTCATTAATATTAGCTATCAGTGTACTTGTAATTTGGTATATAGCCTGAGGGCATAAATATTACCAGGTAAGTCCAAAAATGAACATACTTATTATATTATACACATGATATTGCAAAGGATCATATTAACGCTCAGTTTGCCATCTGAATTATCCCCACTTACATCCATCACCAGAGGCCATGACAGAAGATGAtatcattttcaaggataaatgTTCATAAATTTAGTTTTTTTTAACAGCCTGCCTGATCAAATTAATTTGTAACTCTGTTTAATGAATTGGTAGAACCATGTGGTGCAGACCCAACATTCTTCATCAATTGAAGCTATAGCACAAGCTAAGAGGTGCTTGCCATCTCCAATCAACAGAAGCTGGTCATATATACAAGACTAGTTTGCACAAATATTTACTCCTATATTGACATAGATCCTTAAATAACATTAACTTTTATTACATACCATCAGTCTGGTAAAACTATAATGTTCTTAAATGAAGATACCACTTGTCATCTTTATGGAAAGACATGTGATCACCCCTGTAGTATAACATCGCcgtacaaaaagaaataaaaggtgttgttattattattacaaagaTACTGATATATAAAAGTGTACACACGTGTTTGCATCTGGATGAAGCACAAAGTGTAAACTTTACTGCTTTGCTTTTTTGTTTGCTTTGTGGGAAAAAGATGGTAGTATTATCCTTCTCTTCTCTCCCCTCTTCTCATCATCTGCAATAACTACAGACACCTTTTCTATTACACTACAAGGGTCTTTCTCTCCCTTGAAGCCACCAGCTATAAATAGAGCTAGCTGGTTATTCCTATCAGTGAAGACAACTGCTGAAGCACCATATCTCGACACTGTAGTGCGACCAATATATTTCCATTCTTGTGTGTCAGGTTCGAACCGCAATATGTCAGAAAACGGTTCCAAATCTTTGTCACATCCACCCACTACAAACAAGGATTCTTTGATCACAAATGGAGTGCTGTTGAAATGTGGTACATCCATAGCCAATTCTAATTCTACTTTGTGTTCTGGATCAGGTGGAGATGGTAAAAGCAAAGCACCAACATTGTGAATCTTAGCCATTTTACTTccaacaaaaataaaaatgtcaTCTTTGATAATAGCACACTTTATATGATCTCTAATATGTTTTTTAAGGTTAACAGTAAATGTAAATGGACATGACATGGTGTCCTCCTTATTGGAGATGAAGAATGTGCGATTGTTGTAAAAATGGACAAGGTACTGTTGACATTCTTGAATCATAAGatcttgcacacacacacaaccgcATTATCTGTTTGTCTGCTACAAGAAGAGGATCCAAACAAATCTTTCATACTTACACCGACGACTTACACCGGATGTTTTCGAGGTCAAGAGTGATTTATCAGAATGCCCACCCGAAGACCACTCATAGCATTGGGATGGTTCTGTTAGAGATATAACCCAACATTTTTTAGTGTACTGGCTACCATACGCTGATGAGTATAGTGATGTGTACCCTGTTGATAATGTTATTTGTTCTCCGATTTTGTAACCACCATGAAAACTTTGGTATAATTCCGGCAAAGGACCCCAGATGTAACCATCTTCTTTATCTACACCCTCAACCAGGGTAACCATACAACCACGAATCACACAATCACCTTCAATGACGTTAGCGTCCGCACCAAAATAGCTATACGAAGCTCTGTTTGTACTGCGTGGCAAAGCCACGATTGCATTTGAAGGCAGTGTTCCACCTTCTGATGTTCTCTAAatcaaactgaaaataaaacTATTACCACGTATGTATTTCAGATCCTTGAACATACCTTAATTGGCACTGCAGATATCTCCGCCATAGCTATAAAGCTCCGGATATGCAAAGTGTCAATTAAGTCACATGTGCCTAATAGAGCCGGGGCAGTCAACTTTTATGAACATTTAAGGATCAAAGACACTGGTACTACGCCGGgttataccgtatagcctaaatatttcgagagggaaaattttcgctgatttcgcggtgttgggggttatcagcgaaaatttaaGCTTTGAAATATTCAGACTCTTCCAAGTGTTTGGCAAATCCGCGaagattttatttttagcaacatatagctcaacctcgaaatatcaTGTTTAGGCTATACGTACATTGCTAcgcgtagctagctatagctacggctaaaaaagggggctagttgtggccaaaaagctagttgtatgCCGggtgacttttggctagttttaAATGGTGATTGGCCATGGGttagtttatatatatatatatatatatatatttgtcaATGTACAAACTGAATCATGAGTAgctatattcgtacatatgtagttagctacttatttacaaatttatataattattaaataaatcaagagatggagcttggataatatgatcatctagcCGGTTGGTTCCggcataattttattgtaaaaggaaagaaggagttcttataagcatctacccttgttggcaactgcagaaatctttgatggtgatctctagttgtggtgttgcttggtctaaactgttggtgcacattaatatctaccaacgttgaaaccgggtcactactgctgacccggatgacccactgacccggattgctatccgggtcagacccggatagcagacccggatttgacccggattgacccggatgtgacccggattaattaaagccgagacgcgtttcggctagtctcgagcgagcgaacgagtctacattttgagcgttcgattcgtgttgagtaaatattgtaacttcagcctagctgtaggttgaagaccaaaaaaaaaaaaaaaaaaaaaaaaaaagaaggtcttcacctactgacaatagcctcaatttcgtgctacatactacacttactaacaaatgagcgtggctgagcgtatgttggtaatgcgataagtgggcgtggctcacgaaagagctacgcgatagcatttataagtttccacgtcgtcaaacgaacaatttcgtttcttaCGTGATccaaatccgggtcagacccggataaattgtaaaccgggtcagacccggatgacccggagaaaatgtgacccggatgacccggatgacccgacccggtttcaacgctgatatctaccatgtcattaattattttatatacaTTAGTGAGGATCTCAAATTATTTCTTCACTTCTCCaatgtgtgccattgtaaactgttcaacatttctgtctcactagctgttctattatagttattcatcacaaaccttgctgttcttctctgtaccatttctaatttatagATGTTATGTTCATGGTATGGGGACCACACTGTACTGGCATATTCTAGAATGGCCCGGGGGCgaacaaatgtattatagcagtagcatttaactgttgtaggacactttgctagattccgttgtaaaagacttcttactgagtttgcttttgcagtgatcatgttaacatgttgtgtCCATTTAAGATTTTTGTCGATACACCCAGATACTTTGTATGACTTACTGATGGTATTAAGGTATTAGATAGGTAATAGGATGATTgaacataattaattttatctcAAAAGTTCAGTCTTTGAAGAAATAAATGACATCTGCCAAACATCAGCCCATTGTGATAAAGTATCTGAATCATTCTGAAGGGCTACCACATCTTGTTCAGAATGAATACTTctgtagagtaaagtatcatctgcataccaccgaatttttgatgaaatattttgtgcaatatcgttaatgtaacATAGAAATAAGAGTGGTCCCAACACTGACCCCTGTGGCACTACTGAAGTTACTTTACACAGTTGGCTATATTCACCATTCACAACAACTTGTTGGGATTTGTTTGTCAGAAAGCTTTTAATCTATCTTAATACATTTCCACAAATACCATAGTGACTATAAGTTTGCTACAGAGTCTGTTTATAGGTACGGTATCAAAGGCTTTGGACAtatctaagaaaattgcatcaaTTTGTCCTGATAGGTTGAGAGTAGTGGCAAAGTCATCAATTGTTTCAATTAACTGGGTTTCACAAGATCTTCTGGATCTaaagccatgttgttggtcaGCAAGAACGTTGTGTTTATTTAAATGAGAGTAGATATTTGAAGATATTATATGTTCTAGGGTTTTGCACACAACACTGGTAAGAGAAATTGGTCTATAATTTGCTGGTAAACAGCGATCCCTCTCTTAAAAACAGGTACCACAAAAGCTTTCAGGGATAATTCCTTGTTCTAAGGATCCTTGGAATAATATTGTAAGACAAGATGCTAGTTCTGAAGAGaattttttcaaaaatctggTTGGAATATTGTCAGGGCCACCAGCCTTTTGAGCATCCAAGTTAGACAGTGATTGTGTCACGCCTTCATCATTAACTTCAATATGTAAGCCGggtgacttttggctagttttaAATGGTGCATGATTGGCcatgggctagttgtaaaagtcaggctaaatagcaagctgcaccacagaaaagtataacCTTAAAGTTtcgtataatattatatgtgcacgtgtgtgcagcttatgattatgattactgaaaacacagttacaaactgatatgttcaggtaaggaaaacattgcaaatcacatagataagagtcagttataatttatctaaaaatacttgtagagattgggattctattgtgtcagttggtaaattgtccCAACCACAGATAGATTTGGGGCTTAACTGACTGAATCTCTTTTACAGGGATTTggctaaaagtacctcaagatcctaTCTTGAGCTAGATGGCTATAGTTTTCAGGGAAAACCTCTCCACTGACCTCCACTATTTGATTAGAAATTGCCTTACAATTTAGCCTATATATAGTCATAGTTACTTTTGTTACAGTCCATGATTAAAATTGCCCTAAAATCTAGCTAATAAAACAATAGTTTATTCTTTAAAAAAAACTACTTTCAAACCCTGTAACTATATGCTGCCTCTATACATAGCTCTTTTTATCCCGGCTTTCAATTTACCATTTCCTTAAAACATTCAGATTTCAGTCATTtctctcaaattgcttccagattcaatctcattacagctacatttcaaaaatttcctggggcagTATATGTGCCCCAGCCCCCCTAGTCTCCCTTCGGCCTTCCCCATCCACTCACACTTCACTAAACAAGTTTTCTCTTCatatactttagctatttagaaAATCACAACAATAACTATAGAGTACAATCAGTATACGTATATATACATCAAACAtaaatgcaaattttgtttacatGTGTAACAAATACCCCTGCATGCTCTCAGGTTTGGCGGGGGTATGGACAGTAAGGCATACATGGACAGTAAGAAGTAACAAGAACAGCTAATCTCTTGTAGGAATTGACAAGAGAGGGTTAAAATTATATTTTTGGAGTCTGCCAAAAGCTGGTAAAATTGAATaatccctaatagaacagtcaactataatactttaatagagcatccATCCTTAAAACAATTAGGAACAAAGCCCATGCAGTGAGCAAGTTGAACTCTTCTTGGCCTGTGCACCATTATGTCAAGTGAATTAAGTCTAGCCATGCCAATTGCCTTAACATTTTATACTTTCTATGTACAGAGCCATAAGACATCAATTCTTGAACAGTTATTCAGGCTGCTTTGGTGAAATATGTGACCAAACCAGTCATTTATCCTTTCTAGATTTCCAAGTTTTATAACCCATAACTTCACATGCCTTTGGAATCTCCATTAAACTTTGTCACATTATTATGCTATAGCTCAGTATAGAGCTGTAAGCTGACAAGTATCAAGGTACTAATATTATATGCACCATAATGCACAGTATTATGATTTGTCAAATTGTTCCAACCAGAAAGACTATAGATAAGACTTCAAAAATGATTCTGGCGTAAAGCTGGTGATATCTCTTCTGCACAATGCTTTACTATATATGGAGATATATAGTCAGGACCACTGGCTTTGACAAGCTAAGTGTACACTACATTACTAGCTCAGTGGGCTTTCACTTTGAACCAACCATGGCAATACCATGCTTGGGGTGTCCATGGTatgaatttatttatttaatttatttatttattttattataagGGTAAGGTAATTACAAAAGGCAAATGCCTATGAAAAGCACAAGATACAAAAACAGAGAACAACAAATATTACAAGGACATTAGTACACTATATATCGATACAGAACAAATATAATTAAATACTGTAGCTAGCAAGAGGGAAAAAAGTGTTATAAAAAGTTATGCAACTCTCATCTAAAGTGAGACCGATGAAAATATCATGTGGGACAGAATTCCATAAAAAGATACCATTAACAAAAAAAGAAAACCTATAAGAGTTTAATGATGACTGCTTATAGAAATGTTTTTTGAAATGCACAGAGGCCATCCAGCCACCACAGTCTGTAGGTACTTCAGTAACAATTCGAGACTACTTGAACTgctaacccacaatcgatcctcttcaatagtagctacttttatcaatgtgttgaTCACAGTGACATGCTTGGAGGTGCTCCTAATAAATCGTAAGGGAGTAAACTGTATCCCAATTGGATTCTTTGAGTTAAGAAGCTCGTTAAGAAGTGTTACGTTCGTGATTTAGTCCATAATTCTGGCCGGTTCTGGTTCGTAGCTAGCACGTACACGGTCATGGTCGAAGTTGGAATGATTTTCGATCATCTTGTTCTCAGTGATGTGAATCTAACTGAAAATGATATTGGTCACGGTGCTTTTGGAAGAGTCTTTGAAGTTAACTACCATGGAACACAGTGTGCCGCCAAGGAGATACACGCACTATTGTTGCAATACGCACAAGGAGAGGAACTCCGCAAAATCACAAATGATTTTCTCAATGAGTGCCAAATCTGGAGTACTATTCGTCACCCTTACGTTGTTCAGTTTCTGGGTAAGATCATAGATTATCTCATAGATTATTGAGTAATAGTTTTGCGAATGTAGCTAGCCAAAGTCTGCCGGACCCGGCATATATGCGTAGCTAATGGgggtatctagctagctatatatccacgggtagggaatatataatctatgttaTATCTTTCTCTAGTCAGACGAGGGGTTGTATTGCCCCACCTGCCCCCATGCAGGAATAGGAGGAGATTTATATAATTTTCCTACCCTGGGGCGAAGTTGCAGCATCTAATCCCTTCCCTTTCTCCATTTGAGTACCTCGATCCTTGTCACAAAGCATATATTGCTAAATTCCCACATCTGGGCATAATTTTTTATTTAATTCCCTCATTATGTACTTGTTTTTCCCTCATCAGGGTGGGTGGGACAAACTTTGGTAGTGCATTACAGGGCTGGAGTAGGTTAAATGGTGGTGCTGAACTGATCATGGGTAATGATACAAATTTGATTGGACAGCATATTTGTGGTCAAACCTATAGACCGTACCATAGCAATGAGTCTCAGTGGACTATAAATATCAGACCACCAAGCTAGCTATTATGTTATTTAGGATTAGTGAAATGAAAAATTGACCCCTTTAGAATAGAATTTGTAACTCAGGGGGTGAGGTTTGGACCCTGAAATGCCTTCTGTTTGGGATATAGCTGACATCACATTGGTTACATAGTCACTTCTGCATggtagaaaatgtatgcatgcatgctgttaGACTTTGCCTCGAGGTTTGTTGAAACTGCCTTTCTAAataggggcagatccagactttttaaaagggggttccactctggaaaacttcagcctagctgtaagtcgaagaccaaaaaaaaacattacctgctgacaatagctgcccctcaccttagataccctcaccaacttactatatttccttatttataactccacactagcttgctacactgctcctcttaagaatactgaGAAAATTTATCCGGGAAGCCATAAAATTCTCACTAGCAAATATACCAAAAGTTTGAATCTGcatagacaagcaagggatggtcatatccaaagGAGGTGTCATTAACTTGCATTGTTAAGAAGCATGAAGGTTCAaagtatatgaagccatagacgTGCAATGTATTGCGTCTGCCTGTACTTTTTACAATGAAATATTTGCTTAAGTGTTTTATTTTACCACAGCTTAAAGATTTTCTTGTAAAAATATTCAAATACATTCATGCTATCAAAAAGATTCTGAATACATGtgtatggtttcctgaccaGCTAGGAAAGGATTTACAACCTAGTTTtcaaacatgccctaaggcaatgattttgacatgGCAACGTATctaaaatgatttagtataccttgtatacagaaaatttggtgcttatcacaaagtgaactatttcatcaaaatttgttgtcTAGCTACTCTACTACATGCTTCTGAGCTAAGGCTATCACAATAGCTCTTTAGTTTTGGGCCACCCTAAAATAGTTCATTAAGTACACAGGCTGTAacaaattgttttgtatacctggACTTAATCAGTTCAGTAAAATTCAATAAACTTCTGCACCATGTTTCCAATGTCAATCAGCTTTAATCTTTCAAAagcataaataataatttcagaTAAATAATACTAGTGTCACCCAGACTGCACTCTGGAGAAAGAGTATTTATTTACCCGTCTATTGTCAAGTAGCTAAATGATGCCACCTTGTATGTTGTAGGTGTGTACTACAAAGACCAAAATAGGGCTACCTTACCCATTATGGTGATGGAGAAGATGCAGTGCAGCCTGAGGAGTTTAGTAGAAGAGCATGTAAACATACCCTTAAATGTGAAGCTATCAATATTGGATGATGTGTGTCTTGGCATAAGGTACCTCCACAGCAGGGATCCACCAATTGTACACCGTGACCTCACCCCAAATAACATATTACTAGGAAGCCACCTTGAAGCCAAGATCACTGACCTGGGTGTTGCTAAGGTAGTACCAGCTGGTAACACAAAGACAATGACTAATGTTCCTGGAACACCAGATTTTATGCCTCCTGAGGCACTTACAAGAAAACCATCTTATGGTCCTCCTTTGGATATATTTTCATATGGTGGAGTAGTTCTATATGTTATTTCTCAACAGTGGCCTGAACCTACTGATAAATTACAGTCCAACAATGGAGAATATGAAGTGCTAACTGAAGTGAAAAGACGTCAGCACCACCTAGATGCTCTTATCAGAGATGCTGTAGACTTAAGGCCATTAGTGACGACTTGCTTAGATGATGATCCTCAGAATCGTCCTTTAGTGGCAAATGTATCTGAAGAAATAAAGAGGGTGAAAGACCACACTGATGGCCGTCATGTAATGAGTCCTATAGCGTGGTGGGCTATGATATCTGGTCATCTAACATCACAGCAGGTGTGTGTACATTCACTTTACGTAGTTATTTTTATATAGTGACTTAAACTTTAATCTTTCTTGCTATAATGGTCCAATAATATCAGTGTCTATCACCAGCATATGAAAAAAACAATTAATGGATGCATAAAGCAATGTGGAATTCCGTATCAAAACTTACGATTTGTGTGATCGTGCCATACATTGTAATTTTGATGGCTATTACATCATCTCACTACTTTTGTTATTTTCACTTTTAAAATACTAGAGTTAATGAGAGTATCTAATGCTCAAGGTGATTTGGCTTCTTGGCCAGACATGTTAATGGAAATGTAGAATGAGGCATGATGTAAACCATGATACTCATTTTATAATGAAACAGGGGATATATatacatagctctgtgggaaaatccctatattGGCATGTCAGAACAAtcaatgccaaaatagggattttcccacagagctggGTCGTTCATCTCTCTTGTTCCACTAATtgcttgtttctctactttatttttaactttaaataaacaagtttgtttAGCTTTTCATTATAACTAAGCTATGATATGCATCTATGACTgttctctattagaatatccaaCTTAaggtgattgctttattagaataactataataccaaaacagccaagctgtgaaaaagggtgtggcccccaaagatgtgaaatccaagatggcagccaagaaatggctgtgatggtaggttaatggcaaaaaatttattgacaacaattcaggtgaatttgtgttgccttctccaagtttcactattatttggcaccaaattcacctgaattgtcattattaaatttttgccattaaaaaATGGCCACTCaccttcagcatacactagaTCTTAACAACTGCTATtgaatatactgtacatatcttgttgtatgtatgctgtaaagcaaataataaataaataaaataaataaataaaaacctaccatcacaaccatttcttagccaccaccttggatttcacacatttttacccaatgtagttggattctatacagggtgacttgttgtagctgaactatctacaaggtgacttctttgtaactgaactttccccacagggtgatttgtttgtacctaaggtgaattatttgtagctgaaatctctacagggaaatgcaAGATGCAAACCTGATTTTTGGCCAGCCAGTCGTAAAACTAGACACTAAATGATGCATCATTCTGTGAGTGCTATCCGAGTCAGATGACCACCATTTTtagccacaataacaaactcattaTGCTTTGCATATGCTGTAAAGCTATATACAACTAATCAACCTAGTTACCACTATTCTTTACTCCTCCGGAAAATTCCTAAATTGGCATGTTTTCACCATCTTttagtgccaaagtagggattttctcacattgTAACAATGTGCATGCCAA is a window encoding:
- the LOC136244352 gene encoding probable serine/threonine-protein kinase kinX produces the protein MVEVGMIFDHLVLSDVNLTENDIGHGAFGRVFEVNYHGTQCAAKEIHALLLQYAQGEELRKITNDFLNECQIWSTIRHPYVVQFLGVYYKDQNRATLPIMVMEKMQCSLRSLVEEHVNIPLNVKLSILDDVCLGIRYLHSRDPPIVHRDLTPNNILLGSHLEAKITDLGVAKVVPAGNTKTMTNVPGTPDFMPPEALTRKPSYGPPLDIFSYGGVVLYVISQQWPEPTDKLQSNNGEYEVLTEVKRRQHHLDALIRDAVDLRPLVTTCLDDDPQNRPLVANVSEEIKRVKDHTDGRHVMSPIAWWAMISGHLTSQQMVSSAAKPVEMAAGNEGLKKEITDLKNDNDGLRKKNDYLNTQMDNLKKQIDDLKVKNDDLSKTIAQLKEDNKSLKAEKNNIQHYRHDDYVDDDYAGNTFGDLLYHDGGDVDVDLDDFSHHYDVDDYGNEDRFF